One window of the Archaeoglobus sulfaticallidus PM70-1 genome contains the following:
- a CDS encoding outer membrane lipoprotein-sorting protein — translation MRGKLMLVLLALLSTVLLAGCTQMSAEEMARNIEEKYNAVKDFKGILRVTAEGKSGKMVMEYEYVFKKPNKVRMHNKEMGTLIVSNGEKMWIYDEKKNEVFVMDVGQYNQVNPDYGELVKDMLKRYDVKILGSEKVSGRDCYVVQLTPKDNESIEAKMWVDKEYWYPLKIEHSIGGIKSTVEYINVEFNTGVSDDEFQFTPPEGAKIKTEEDLGIKKFNSVEEAQKHVDFRILKPAYTAGYELKEVSLMFNSVSLMYAKKDKMLMITEAKGEELPKMQNAENVKVEDSEGLYAEIYGSSMLMFKKGDVVVTMTGMISKEELIKIAESMG, via the coding sequence ATGCGCGGTAAGTTGATGCTGGTACTGTTAGCTTTGCTTTCCACAGTTCTGCTGGCTGGCTGCACCCAGATGAGTGCCGAAGAAATGGCGAGGAATATTGAAGAGAAGTACAACGCCGTAAAGGACTTTAAGGGAATTCTTAGAGTTACAGCCGAAGGAAAAAGCGGAAAAATGGTAATGGAATACGAATACGTGTTCAAAAAACCAAACAAGGTGAGAATGCACAACAAAGAGATGGGTACGTTGATAGTTTCAAACGGCGAGAAAATGTGGATTTACGATGAGAAGAAAAACGAAGTTTTTGTAATGGATGTTGGGCAGTACAATCAGGTAAACCCGGACTACGGAGAACTCGTCAAGGACATGCTTAAACGTTATGACGTGAAGATTCTTGGCAGCGAGAAGGTATCGGGCAGAGATTGCTATGTTGTTCAGCTTACACCTAAAGATAACGAAAGCATTGAAGCGAAGATGTGGGTGGACAAGGAATACTGGTATCCGCTGAAAATCGAGCATAGCATAGGAGGTATAAAGTCGACAGTAGAGTACATCAACGTGGAATTCAACACTGGCGTAAGTGATGATGAGTTTCAGTTCACGCCACCGGAGGGAGCGAAAATAAAAACTGAAGAAGATCTTGGAATTAAGAAGTTCAACAGCGTTGAGGAAGCACAAAAGCACGTGGACTTCAGGATTCTCAAACCAGCATACACTGCCGGCTACGAGTTGAAGGAAGTTAGTCTGATGTTTAATTCCGTTAGCCTCATGTACGCTAAGAAAGACAAGATGCTGATGATAACCGAAGCCAAAGGGGAAGAATTACCTAAAATGCAGAATGCTGAGAATGTAAAGGTTGAAGATAGCGAAGGGTTATACGCCGAAATCTACGGCAGCAGCATGCTCATGTTCAAGAAGGGCGATGTGGTTGTAACGATGACTGGAATGATTAGCAAGGAAGAATTAATCAAGATTGCAGAGTCTATGGGATGA
- a CDS encoding DUF917 domain-containing protein: MRSLDKEDIENLAVGAAILGTGGGGDPYLGKLTAIQALDEGYEINVVDVKEVPDDALVIPSAGMGSPTVIVEKIPKGTEIINAFKTLSEYLGREVYATMPIEAGGLNSTFPLAVGAKMGIPIVDADGMGRAFPELQMTTFHINGVTVTPMALADERDNTVLLKTCDNYWAEWIARDITIRFGGTAWIALYPMTGKELKKAAIPGTMGLAEKLGAAVRETKESKGNPIDAVLDVSNGFELFKGKIVDVVRRTTGGFARGEIKIEGIDEYKGQNLLVHFQNENLVAIKDGEVIASVPDLITLLDLETAMPITTEAVKYGYRCFVIGIPCSEMWRTEKGLEVAGPKYFGYDVEYKPIEEIMGGMQ, encoded by the coding sequence GTGAGGAGTTTGGATAAAGAGGACATTGAAAATCTGGCTGTTGGTGCAGCAATTCTCGGAACTGGTGGTGGTGGAGATCCCTATCTTGGGAAGCTAACAGCAATACAGGCTCTGGATGAGGGATACGAGATAAACGTTGTGGATGTTAAGGAGGTTCCTGATGATGCTCTGGTAATTCCATCTGCCGGGATGGGATCACCCACGGTTATCGTGGAAAAAATTCCAAAGGGAACCGAGATAATAAACGCCTTCAAAACGCTCAGCGAGTACCTCGGGAGAGAGGTTTATGCAACCATGCCGATTGAGGCTGGAGGCCTGAACTCCACCTTCCCTCTGGCAGTGGGAGCGAAGATGGGGATACCGATAGTCGATGCCGATGGTATGGGGAGAGCATTTCCGGAGTTGCAGATGACAACCTTCCACATAAACGGCGTTACCGTAACACCAATGGCTTTGGCAGATGAGAGAGATAACACGGTGCTGCTAAAAACCTGCGATAACTACTGGGCGGAGTGGATTGCGAGGGATATAACGATAAGATTCGGTGGCACAGCATGGATCGCATTGTATCCAATGACTGGAAAGGAGTTAAAGAAGGCAGCAATACCCGGCACGATGGGATTGGCAGAGAAGTTGGGTGCGGCAGTTAGGGAAACTAAGGAAAGCAAAGGCAACCCGATAGATGCTGTTCTGGATGTATCCAATGGGTTTGAGCTGTTTAAAGGCAAAATAGTAGATGTTGTAAGGAGAACCACAGGTGGATTTGCCAGAGGGGAGATAAAGATTGAAGGCATAGATGAGTACAAGGGTCAGAACCTGCTGGTGCACTTCCAGAACGAGAACCTCGTTGCAATCAAGGATGGAGAGGTGATTGCAAGCGTTCCTGATCTGATAACCCTTCTCGATTTAGAGACAGCCATGCCCATAACAACTGAGGCTGTAAAATACGGCTACAGATGCTTTGTCATAGGCATACCATGCAGCGAGATGTGGAGGACTGAGAAGGGTCTTGAAGTGGCTGGACCCAAATACTTCGGCTATGATGTTGAATATAAACCCATTGAGGAGATTATGGGGGGAATGCAATGA
- a CDS encoding nitroreductase family protein yields MTSFFEVILKRRSIRKFRDQEVEEDKIRKIVEAGIWAPSAGNMQPWVFVVVRNKKNIEKIKAMSPGMFDLPAVIIAVCRDMGLAGNFEENISIFDVAMAAQNMLLMACDLGLGACPVRSFNQKAVQVLLDLPEHIVPELLVTLGYPDESPSPPERRKGVVFLEKYGGDGWF; encoded by the coding sequence ATGACCTCTTTTTTTGAGGTCATACTCAAAAGAAGGAGCATAAGGAAGTTCAGGGATCAAGAGGTGGAAGAGGATAAGATCAGGAAAATAGTTGAGGCAGGAATATGGGCACCATCTGCTGGCAATATGCAGCCCTGGGTGTTTGTGGTTGTCAGAAATAAAAAGAACATCGAGAAGATAAAAGCGATGTCACCAGGAATGTTCGATCTACCAGCGGTGATCATAGCTGTTTGCAGAGATATGGGGCTTGCAGGGAACTTTGAAGAGAACATATCTATTTTTGATGTTGCAATGGCAGCTCAGAACATGCTGTTAATGGCATGTGATCTTGGCCTGGGAGCATGCCCGGTCAGATCGTTCAATCAAAAAGCGGTTCAGGTACTGCTTGATCTTCCAGAACATATAGTCCCGGAACTGCTCGTTACTCTTGGATATCCGGATGAATCACCGAGTCCACCTGAGAGGAGAAAAGGTGTAGTGTTTCTCGAGAAGTATGGTGGAGATGGCTGGTTTTAA
- a CDS encoding DUF917 domain-containing protein: MIRVDEDLVRRIAKGAEVLGSGGGGQAYVSELMALQLLKEGRTTYLIDPEEVPDDALILSVALMGSPLILKEKLPNGKEAITVLRMLENYFGEETYAIVPVEGAGLNSLTPIVAGLNSDIPIVDADGMGRAFPELQMTTFHLHGISITPMAISDEKGNTIFVDSIDSVYGEWFARGITRLMGGYSWISFYAMTGRELKKSAIRHTITKSVMIGEILMSDMSNESKIMEICEITGGSLLGEGKVAGISRMRFNRFYGGQVEVVGDKKISLIFQNEYLVAENGVERVTVPDIITLMDVDSLRPITTEEIRCGMNVYVVTMPSDEKWKTEKGLQVVGPEVFGLEE, translated from the coding sequence ATGATTCGTGTTGATGAAGACTTGGTTAGAAGAATAGCAAAGGGAGCGGAAGTACTGGGAAGTGGTGGTGGGGGGCAGGCATACGTATCTGAGCTTATGGCACTGCAGCTTCTCAAAGAAGGAAGAACAACTTATCTGATAGATCCAGAAGAGGTTCCGGATGATGCACTCATATTGTCTGTGGCGTTGATGGGTTCACCTTTAATTTTAAAGGAGAAGCTGCCAAACGGGAAGGAGGCAATAACTGTTTTAAGAATGCTTGAAAACTATTTTGGGGAGGAAACCTATGCGATAGTCCCAGTAGAGGGTGCCGGACTGAACTCACTAACTCCCATAGTTGCCGGACTGAACTCAGATATTCCGATAGTTGATGCCGATGGTATGGGGAGAGCATTTCCGGAGTTGCAGATGACAACCTTCCATCTGCATGGTATATCCATAACGCCAATGGCTATATCGGATGAAAAGGGCAATACGATCTTCGTGGATTCGATAGATTCTGTGTATGGTGAGTGGTTTGCCAGAGGGATAACGAGATTGATGGGAGGCTACTCGTGGATCTCGTTTTATGCAATGACAGGCAGGGAGCTAAAGAAGTCGGCAATAAGACACACGATCACAAAATCAGTCATGATTGGAGAGATTCTGATGTCCGATATGTCTAATGAGTCGAAGATAATGGAAATCTGCGAGATTACCGGGGGTTCACTGCTGGGTGAAGGGAAAGTTGCCGGGATCTCGAGGATGAGATTCAACAGGTTCTATGGGGGACAGGTGGAAGTTGTTGGGGATAAGAAAATAAGTCTGATTTTCCAGAATGAGTATCTGGTGGCTGAGAATGGGGTGGAAAGGGTAACCGTGCCGGATATAATAACCCTGATGGATGTGGATTCGCTGAGACCCATTACCACTGAAGAGATAAGGTGTGGGATGAATGTGTATGTTGTGACTATGCCGTCTGATGAGAAGTGGAAGACTGAGAAAGGTCTGCAGGTGGTTGGACCCGAGGTGTTTGGGCTAGAGGAGTGA
- a CDS encoding aspartate/glutamate racemase family protein has translation MRIRVIVPIIVDIFDEEVKKEFGSHSSSEVEEIEVVHLDKGTASIESEFDEALAAPDILNKVIEAEKKGFDGVIIDCFGDPAVKAAREVVDIPVVGAAEPSMLLACSLGQRFSVVTVLENVIPMIENIAKVLGVYEKLASVRSVNIPVLELHDKDTLKNALFEEMLKAIKEDKAHVLILGCTGMMGVADDLHEMLAKEGYDVPVIDPAAASIRFLEVLIGLGLKQSRLTYMKPPEKERKL, from the coding sequence ATGAGAATAAGGGTGATAGTTCCGATAATTGTCGATATATTTGATGAAGAGGTAAAAAAAGAATTCGGGAGTCATTCTTCAAGCGAGGTTGAGGAAATTGAGGTTGTCCATCTCGATAAAGGCACGGCATCGATAGAGTCTGAGTTTGATGAGGCTCTTGCTGCTCCGGACATTCTCAACAAGGTAATCGAAGCTGAGAAGAAAGGGTTCGATGGAGTAATAATTGATTGCTTTGGAGATCCAGCAGTTAAGGCTGCAAGAGAAGTTGTGGATATCCCGGTTGTTGGCGCGGCAGAACCATCCATGCTTTTAGCATGCTCCTTAGGACAGAGGTTCTCCGTTGTAACTGTACTAGAAAATGTTATTCCGATGATAGAGAACATTGCAAAGGTTCTAGGGGTTTATGAGAAGCTTGCATCCGTCAGAAGTGTGAACATTCCTGTTCTTGAGCTTCACGACAAAGATACGCTGAAGAATGCCCTGTTCGAAGAGATGCTGAAGGCGATTAAAGAGGACAAGGCTCATGTTCTGATTCTGGGGTGCACGGGAATGATGGGCGTTGCAGATGATCTGCATGAGATGTTAGCCAAGGAGGGATACGATGTACCGGTCATCGATCCAGCAGCCGCATCTATCAGATTTCTGGAGGTTCTGATCGGGCTGGGTTTGAAACAGAGCAGGTTGACCTACATGAAACCTCCTGAGAAGGAGAGAAAATTATGA
- a CDS encoding helix-turn-helix transcriptional regulator yields the protein MSIGFRHLISLSTTPLKLKILEGLENPAGISSLARSLDVSRDTVKPHIRNFVEAGLVERCGEGYRLTALGRIILEKAVEVEKLLSIAKDTGEFFRTHDTSPIPEELMKEIHYLYGGYLVRSSDPFELSEDWIRILKASNWIKGVSPVYHPEFPALFTYLAEERDIKLVLTENVFEKCVSKHPELVQKFIGLGEMRVCSDAKVAFVVAEKGFAMGLYVGDAYDANHIFVCTSDEAVRWGFKLFNNFYSRSRKVVKDHLWVCGTTHGDI from the coding sequence ATGAGCATCGGTTTCAGGCATCTAATTAGTCTGAGTACTACACCTCTAAAATTAAAAATCCTTGAAGGGCTGGAAAACCCCGCTGGTATTTCAAGCCTTGCGAGGTCTTTAGATGTGTCAAGAGATACTGTCAAACCCCACATACGAAACTTTGTTGAAGCTGGACTGGTCGAAAGGTGTGGCGAAGGTTACAGACTAACTGCTCTGGGCAGGATCATCTTGGAGAAAGCTGTTGAAGTCGAGAAGCTTCTCTCTATTGCCAAAGATACGGGAGAATTCTTCAGAACCCACGACACTTCTCCTATCCCAGAAGAACTGATGAAGGAAATTCACTACCTCTACGGAGGCTATTTGGTCCGGAGTAGCGACCCCTTTGAGCTATCTGAGGACTGGATAAGAATTCTTAAAGCATCGAACTGGATAAAAGGTGTTTCGCCTGTGTATCATCCGGAGTTTCCTGCTCTCTTTACGTATCTGGCAGAAGAAAGGGATATAAAGCTCGTTCTGACAGAAAACGTGTTTGAGAAGTGCGTATCTAAACACCCGGAACTCGTACAGAAGTTTATCGGGCTTGGGGAGATGCGCGTTTGTAGCGATGCGAAGGTAGCTTTTGTAGTGGCAGAAAAGGGATTTGCTATGGGTCTCTATGTGGGCGATGCGTACGATGCAAATCACATTTTCGTATGCACGAGTGATGAAGCAGTGCGGTGGGGGTTTAAGCTCTTTAACAACTTTTACAGCAGATCGAGGAAGGTCGTTAAGGATCACCTATGGGTGTGTGGAACTACCCATGGGGATATATGA
- a CDS encoding cytosine permease, whose amino-acid sequence MGEGGEVEMFKDYEREPVPMELRKNWLEMGLVWIGIGMCLAALMLGGVVGFGLDLKSAAAAIVLGSLVLTIVNSLCSIVGADTGLSTAMIGRFAFGDIGVYVTAAVLAMGCYGWFAVQLGLFGETAAKGIDLIAGVPVSTQLLIVIGGILMLATAIYGYRGIATLSKVAVPLMVIILFASLIQILNQHPWGQLIVEPPPGDPLPFGVAASIIAGSFMVGAVIGPDITRYAKDRKHAVGAAILGFLIGFSLMVYLGSILAHAVGEWDAVKIMIGLGWGLIAIVVLILAQWTTNDNNLYSAALNLSVIFRTWPKWKLTLVAGVLGIIIALSGIYGRFIQWLMVLSATIPPIGGVYVTDYFLFHRDMYKYENLDRIPKWRPLMFVAWAAGSIVAFCTTPPPNGFGLFTLTTVPAVDAFIVAVVVQAVLTAIYRNIRGKWPEVMPM is encoded by the coding sequence TTGGGAGAGGGTGGAGAAGTTGAGATGTTCAAGGACTATGAAAGAGAACCTGTGCCAATGGAACTTAGAAAGAACTGGCTTGAGATGGGTTTGGTCTGGATAGGTATTGGAATGTGTCTGGCAGCTTTGATGCTCGGTGGTGTTGTTGGTTTTGGTCTCGATTTGAAGTCAGCAGCTGCGGCGATTGTTTTGGGTAGTCTCGTTTTGACGATCGTGAATTCTTTGTGTTCAATAGTTGGAGCAGACACTGGGTTATCAACAGCGATGATTGGAAGGTTTGCCTTTGGAGATATTGGTGTTTATGTGACCGCTGCAGTGCTGGCAATGGGTTGTTATGGCTGGTTTGCCGTTCAGCTTGGCCTATTCGGAGAGACTGCTGCGAAGGGAATAGATTTGATAGCCGGAGTGCCGGTTAGCACACAACTGCTGATTGTGATTGGTGGAATTCTCATGCTTGCAACAGCTATCTATGGCTACAGAGGAATTGCAACGCTGAGTAAGGTTGCAGTTCCATTGATGGTAATCATACTCTTCGCATCGCTCATCCAGATACTGAACCAGCATCCATGGGGCCAGCTGATTGTTGAACCACCACCAGGAGATCCGTTGCCCTTCGGTGTAGCAGCATCGATAATAGCCGGATCGTTCATGGTTGGAGCGGTTATAGGGCCGGACATTACGAGATACGCAAAGGACAGGAAGCACGCTGTTGGAGCGGCGATACTGGGCTTTCTGATAGGCTTCAGCCTGATGGTGTACCTTGGATCCATCCTTGCACATGCTGTTGGTGAATGGGATGCTGTAAAGATAATGATTGGCCTCGGATGGGGATTGATTGCAATAGTCGTTTTGATCTTGGCACAGTGGACAACAAACGACAACAACCTGTATTCTGCAGCCCTCAATCTATCAGTTATATTCAGAACTTGGCCCAAGTGGAAACTAACGCTGGTTGCGGGAGTTCTTGGCATAATAATAGCCCTATCAGGGATTTACGGAAGGTTCATTCAGTGGCTGATGGTCCTGAGTGCAACAATACCACCAATTGGAGGAGTCTATGTGACAGACTACTTCCTATTCCACAGGGACATGTACAAATACGAGAACCTCGACAGGATACCAAAATGGAGGCCTTTAATGTTCGTTGCTTGGGCTGCCGGTTCCATAGTGGCTTTCTGCACAACTCCTCCACCAAACGGGTTTGGGTTATTTACACTAACAACGGTTCCGGCAGTTGATGCCTTCATTGTGGCAGTAGTTGTTCAGGCCGTTCTGACTGCAATATACAGGAACATCAGAGGAAAGTGGCCTGAGGTTATGCCAATGTAA
- a CDS encoding hydantoinase/oxoprolinase N-terminal domain-containing protein — protein MTYRLGIDVGGTNTDAVILDKNDQPVAKIKVATTEDVTTGILNALDGVLKDSSVDPSEIKYAMLGTTHCTNAIVERKNLARVGIIRIGRPATLSIKPLISWPEDLVEAIGGYTHIVHGGHEYDGRELAPLDEEEVKRAVKDLKEKGVESVAISAVFSPVNNEHELRVAEIVREIMGDVPISLSHEIGSISLLERENAAILNAAVVKVAEIAVKSFENALKKKGIDAQLYITQNDGTLMSAEYALKYPVLTIASGPANSLRGGTFLSGLKNAVVVDVGGTTTDIGVLVNGFPRESSVAVEIGGVRTNFRMPDLISIGLGGGSIVEEVNGDVKVGPRSVGYRLEKEALVFGGNTLTTTDIAVSLGRIKLGDPSKVENLDKTLVEKAAGKIKTMVEEAIDRMKTSPEPVPVILVGGGSIIIPDELRGASEVIKPPHFEVANAIGAAIAQVSGEIDKVFSLEERSREDVLKEAKEIAVKEAIKAGADPNTVEIVDIDEVPLAYLPGNAIRIRVKAAGYLKI, from the coding sequence ATGACATACCGCCTTGGTATTGATGTTGGTGGAACGAATACCGATGCAGTCATACTGGATAAAAACGATCAGCCCGTGGCCAAAATCAAGGTGGCAACCACTGAGGATGTAACAACGGGCATTCTAAACGCTTTAGATGGTGTTTTGAAGGACTCATCCGTTGATCCAAGTGAGATAAAATATGCAATGCTTGGAACAACCCACTGCACGAATGCCATCGTTGAAAGAAAAAATCTGGCGAGGGTTGGTATCATCCGTATAGGGAGGCCCGCCACGCTGTCGATAAAGCCCCTTATCTCCTGGCCCGAAGATCTGGTGGAGGCTATTGGTGGTTACACGCACATAGTTCACGGCGGACATGAGTACGATGGCAGAGAGCTGGCTCCACTGGATGAAGAGGAGGTTAAGAGGGCTGTAAAAGATTTAAAGGAAAAAGGTGTTGAGTCAGTAGCGATCTCGGCAGTTTTCTCTCCTGTAAACAATGAGCACGAGCTTAGAGTTGCCGAGATCGTGCGGGAAATAATGGGCGATGTACCCATATCTCTATCTCACGAAATCGGGAGTATAAGCCTGCTGGAGAGGGAGAATGCCGCGATTTTGAATGCTGCAGTCGTGAAGGTTGCCGAAATTGCTGTGAAGTCCTTTGAGAATGCACTGAAGAAGAAGGGAATAGATGCTCAGCTCTACATAACTCAGAACGATGGTACGCTGATGTCCGCAGAATACGCGCTGAAATATCCTGTGTTAACAATTGCATCGGGACCGGCAAACAGCCTTAGAGGTGGAACATTCCTTTCAGGGCTCAAAAATGCTGTAGTAGTAGATGTTGGGGGCACAACAACAGACATTGGGGTCCTGGTTAATGGATTTCCACGAGAGAGTTCTGTTGCAGTTGAGATCGGCGGTGTGAGAACGAACTTCAGGATGCCAGATCTGATCTCCATCGGACTTGGAGGAGGAAGCATCGTCGAGGAAGTAAACGGAGATGTTAAGGTAGGCCCCAGAAGTGTTGGATACAGGCTTGAAAAAGAGGCTCTGGTTTTTGGAGGAAATACTCTCACAACAACCGACATAGCTGTCAGTCTGGGGAGAATAAAGCTTGGAGATCCATCGAAGGTTGAGAATCTGGATAAAACGCTTGTTGAAAAAGCTGCTGGGAAAATAAAGACGATGGTTGAGGAGGCAATAGACAGGATGAAAACTAGTCCTGAGCCTGTTCCCGTTATACTTGTTGGTGGAGGGAGCATAATCATCCCGGATGAGCTGAGAGGAGCATCGGAGGTAATCAAGCCACCGCACTTCGAGGTTGCGAATGCCATTGGTGCGGCAATAGCTCAGGTTAGTGGTGAGATTGATAAGGTCTTCTCGCTGGAGGAGAGAAGCAGAGAGGATGTTTTGAAGGAAGCCAAGGAAATAGCTGTGAAGGAAGCAATCAAGGCTGGAGCAGATCCGAACACTGTTGAAATTGTTGACATAGATGAAGTTCCTTTAGCATATCTCCCTGGAAATGCGATCAGAATCAGGGTGAAGGCTGCAGGCTACCTGAAAATTTAA
- a CDS encoding Lrp/AsnC family transcriptional regulator encodes MLDEIDKDILRLLQEDGNISLSEIANRLSVGVATVHRRIQRMKMDGIIKKKIVVVDPEKIGKNILAFIEIKTMPNYEDEILDKLSSFDEITEVYWVTGDFDLIVKLVVGDIKEFTRVIKKIREMNGVIDTKSAIVVKTKKEEYKIKI; translated from the coding sequence ATGCTGGACGAGATAGACAAGGATATTCTCCGACTCCTACAGGAAGATGGAAATATCTCTCTGAGCGAGATAGCCAACAGGCTGAGTGTTGGTGTAGCAACTGTTCACAGAAGAATTCAGAGAATGAAAATGGATGGGATAATCAAGAAAAAAATCGTTGTAGTGGATCCTGAAAAAATTGGCAAGAACATCCTTGCGTTTATTGAGATCAAAACGATGCCGAACTATGAGGATGAGATTCTGGATAAGCTATCTTCTTTTGATGAGATAACTGAGGTTTACTGGGTTACGGGTGACTTCGACCTTATTGTGAAGCTCGTTGTTGGGGATATAAAGGAGTTCACGAGGGTAATAAAGAAAATCAGGGAGATGAATGGTGTCATAGATACGAAAAGTGCCATAGTTGTCAAAACTAAAAAGGAAGAATATAAGATCAAAATTTAA
- a CDS encoding type II toxin-antitoxin system RelE family toxin, whose product MSKLAFFPLVRLNVKKLKGHQNVYRLRVGDYRVIFEYLKGKRVVKILKVGKRESVYD is encoded by the coding sequence ATATCCAAACTTGCTTTTTTCCCTCTTGTGCGTCTTAATGTTAAAAAGCTAAAAGGTCACCAGAATGTTTACAGGCTCAGAGTTGGAGATTACAGGGTGATATTTGAATATCTAAAGGGGAAGCGAGTTGTAAAAATCCTGAAGGTTGGTAAACGGGAGAGTGTTTATGACTGA
- a CDS encoding dipeptide epimerase gives MGESMKIERIDVRRYDLSLKEPFRIALGTMTSSSNILVKIFSEEHFGIGEGSPTLMITGDNQEGCLSFIESISPLLIGEELNLEVLYEKINSFRGMPAAKAALDIALYDLIGKQQSKPVYKLLGGYREKIETDITIGIDTPEEVRKKALEAISRGYRILKIKVEGDVERDFKRIEAISDLEVRIRIDANQGFTPKTAVRFIRRVREFDVEFIEQPVPYWDIDGLRYVKERSDIPIIADESVHSARDALNVVKCDAVDGINIKLMKCGGISDAVRIVHIAESAGIPCMVGCMLESRISLTAAAHLALAFKNIKYVDLDSHLFLKEDPVVGGMEIVEGMMTLPEKPGLGIAELNMGEKH, from the coding sequence TTGGGAGAGAGTATGAAGATAGAGCGAATAGATGTGAGAAGATACGATTTATCGTTAAAGGAACCGTTCAGGATAGCTTTAGGCACGATGACGAGTTCCAGTAACATTCTCGTAAAAATTTTCAGTGAGGAACATTTTGGGATTGGCGAAGGCTCGCCAACCCTCATGATCACCGGAGACAATCAGGAGGGGTGTTTATCATTTATAGAATCCATCTCTCCTTTGTTGATCGGTGAGGAGCTAAATCTGGAAGTTCTGTATGAGAAGATCAACTCTTTCAGAGGGATGCCTGCTGCAAAGGCAGCACTGGACATAGCTTTATACGATCTGATAGGAAAGCAACAATCCAAGCCTGTATACAAGCTCTTGGGTGGTTACAGAGAAAAAATAGAGACGGATATAACGATCGGAATAGATACTCCTGAAGAAGTCAGAAAAAAAGCTCTGGAGGCTATATCCAGAGGTTACAGGATACTGAAGATAAAGGTAGAGGGGGATGTGGAAAGAGACTTCAAAAGAATCGAAGCTATAAGTGATCTGGAAGTCAGGATAAGAATCGATGCAAATCAGGGCTTTACCCCAAAAACTGCTGTGCGGTTCATTAGAAGAGTAAGGGAGTTCGATGTGGAGTTCATCGAGCAACCAGTACCTTACTGGGATATAGATGGTCTGAGATATGTAAAGGAAAGGAGCGATATACCTATAATTGCCGATGAAAGTGTACATTCAGCTAGAGATGCTCTGAATGTTGTTAAATGTGATGCTGTTGATGGAATAAACATCAAATTGATGAAATGCGGTGGGATATCCGATGCTGTTAGGATAGTTCATATCGCTGAAAGTGCTGGAATACCATGCATGGTTGGCTGTATGCTGGAGTCAAGGATCTCCCTGACGGCTGCGGCCCATCTTGCTTTAGCTTTTAAGAATATAAAGTATGTTGACCTCGATTCGCACCTTTTCTTGAAAGAAGACCCTGTTGTGGGTGGAATGGAGATAGTGGAGGGTATGATGACCCTGCCAGAAAAACCGGGGTTGGGTATAGCTGAGCTGAATATGGGGGAAAAACATTAA
- a CDS encoding DUF6092 family protein gives MNDGELNKEFFELLCYVLTSARGLMDEPKMYGPFRLVDTASRIISILEKHGIADDFLAEERKKIDEGKYSVMESEEKFKEFLDRIIQDFAEELKKS, from the coding sequence ATGAATGACGGTGAACTGAACAAGGAATTTTTTGAACTTTTATGTTATGTGCTGACCAGTGCAAGGGGATTGATGGATGAGCCCAAAATGTACGGCCCGTTCAGGCTGGTTGATACAGCCAGCAGAATTATTTCGATACTGGAAAAGCACGGAATTGCAGATGATTTTCTTGCAGAGGAGCGGAAAAAGATAGATGAAGGCAAGTACTCTGTTATGGAGAGTGAGGAGAAGTTCAAGGAATTTCTGGACAGGATAATCCAGGATTTTGCAGAAGAGCTTAAAAAGAGCTGA